The following are encoded in a window of Mannheimia varigena genomic DNA:
- the dsbA gene encoding thiol:disulfide interchange protein DsbA produces the protein MKKLALKTALVVLSALFAFNSTAIAADPTAGKEYIEVRKAPSAQKEVVEFFSFYCPHCYDFELSYKIPSQIKAKLPPDTKLVQYHVNFLGGQSENLTRAWALAMALGAEDKVKTALFEGAQKDAFKSMDDIRAVFLANGITAEQFDSGINSFAVNGLVNKQVQLAEDFQIRGVPAFFVNGQYQINLEGFADSSSTNDFIQRYIDAIIFLSKK, from the coding sequence ATGAAAAAATTGGCATTAAAAACGGCTCTTGTGGTTCTTTCGGCACTTTTTGCTTTTAATTCAACGGCAATCGCCGCTGATCCAACCGCAGGCAAAGAATATATTGAAGTGCGTAAAGCACCATCAGCTCAAAAAGAAGTAGTAGAATTTTTCTCATTCTACTGCCCGCATTGCTATGATTTTGAATTAAGCTATAAAATCCCAAGCCAAATTAAAGCGAAATTACCGCCTGACACCAAATTAGTGCAATATCACGTTAATTTCTTGGGTGGTCAATCAGAAAACTTAACCCGTGCTTGGGCATTAGCGATGGCATTAGGTGCAGAAGATAAAGTAAAAACTGCGTTATTTGAAGGTGCACAAAAAGATGCATTCAAATCAATGGACGATATCCGTGCGGTATTTTTAGCAAACGGCATTACGGCTGAACAGTTTGATAGTGGCATTAACAGCTTCGCAGTAAATGGCTTAGTGAATAAACAAGTTCAATTGGCGGAAGACTTCCAAATCCGTGGTGTGCCTGCATTTTTCGTAAATGGTCAATACCAAATCAACTTGGAAGGCTTTGCAGATTCCTCATCAACGAATGACTTCATTCAACGTTATATTGATGCGATAATCTTCTTAAGTAAAAAATAA
- a CDS encoding 7-cyano-7-deazaguanine/7-aminomethyl-7-deazaguanine transporter, whose translation MNLNTYFSDESKFRSLILLSLFHIFIITISNYLVQITFEIKVPFTDWVIPTTWGTFTFPFIFLATDLTVRVFGAELARKIIFLVMLPALLISYIISVLFFETEFQGFTALSEFNLFVFRIALASFSGYVVGQFLDIFVFNRLRQGKSWWLAPMCSTIFGTLIDTFVFFAVAFYKSSDEYMAEHWFTIGSVDYAFKLFVSLLLFLPLYGVVLNFIMKKLDLK comes from the coding sequence ATGAATCTTAATACTTACTTTTCGGACGAAAGCAAATTTCGTTCGCTGATTTTACTTTCCCTTTTCCACATTTTTATTATTACCATCAGTAACTATTTAGTGCAGATTACGTTTGAAATAAAAGTGCCATTTACTGATTGGGTGATTCCAACCACTTGGGGAACTTTCACTTTCCCGTTTATTTTCCTAGCTACCGATTTAACTGTGCGAGTGTTTGGGGCTGAGCTGGCTCGAAAAATTATTTTTCTCGTAATGTTGCCTGCGTTGCTTATCAGTTACATCATTTCAGTGCTGTTCTTTGAAACCGAATTTCAAGGCTTTACTGCGTTATCTGAATTTAATCTTTTTGTTTTCCGAATTGCATTAGCCAGTTTTAGTGGCTATGTGGTTGGACAATTTCTGGATATTTTTGTATTCAACCGTTTACGTCAAGGCAAAAGCTGGTGGCTTGCTCCAATGTGTTCGACTATTTTCGGTACATTAATTGACACTTTTGTCTTTTTCGCAGTGGCATTCTATAAAAGTAGTGATGAATATATGGCGGAACATTGGTTTACCATCGGGTCGGTAGATTATGCGTTTAAACTTTTTGTGAGTTTATTACTGTTCTTGCCGCTTTATGGTGTTGTATTAAATTTCATTATGAAAAAATTAGATTTGAAATAG
- the thiP gene encoding thiamine/thiamine pyrophosphate ABC transporter permease ThiP, whose protein sequence is MLSKLTKTIAWFIYFGIIALYGFSLWALVGYQQNNTLISSADVLQILAYSSLQATLSAIISLILGGLLARSFFYLDFKGKQLLYKTISFVWALPSLVIIFAVIGVFGNSGWLVQLFRLLGLEWQVNLYGLHGIIIAHCLFNIPFVMKYYISGLNLIPSSRFQLAAQLNLKGWNFINIVEMPIIKTLFPYIFMTVFLVCFTSFPIVLMLGGSPKYSTLEVAIYQAVTFEFDFAKAIILIAVQFVVGIGLQFVMSRISTAAFKELKQQPNRVDIWKPKPTGWAKWLLQAVIFLQSFAIILPLVSVVWAGVSVSKLSERLLNPALWKAAQFSLVLSLIASFVVIGISYLIALEARQLLYKKAKIAHSILGSVTIYPLVLPIFLLSVGLFILLMNQNLSTTELLILVGVCNGLTLLPFIYPMLFSAMWNSLTSHDKLALGLGLTGFQRWWIVEKTQLIRPLATAFALAMSSSLGSFTVIAFFGNRDFSSLPYLLYQQLGSYRTEDAAVTALILMLFALLPFLCIKEKQ, encoded by the coding sequence ATGCTTAGCAAATTAACCAAGACAATAGCGTGGTTTATCTACTTCGGCATTATTGCTCTTTATGGCTTTAGTTTATGGGCACTGGTCGGATATCAACAAAACAACACGTTAATTTCTAGTGCCGATGTGCTGCAAATTCTTGCTTATAGTTCGCTTCAAGCTACACTTTCTGCCATCATTTCACTTATTTTAGGTGGTCTTTTAGCAAGATCTTTTTTCTATTTAGACTTTAAAGGCAAACAATTACTTTATAAAACCATCTCTTTTGTTTGGGCACTACCCTCACTTGTCATTATCTTTGCGGTCATTGGTGTATTTGGCAATTCAGGCTGGCTAGTACAACTTTTTCGCCTTTTAGGCTTGGAATGGCAAGTTAATTTATACGGCTTACACGGCATTATTATTGCTCACTGCTTATTCAACATTCCTTTTGTGATGAAATATTACATCAGCGGATTAAACCTTATCCCAAGTAGCCGCTTCCAACTTGCCGCTCAATTAAATTTAAAGGGCTGGAATTTCATCAATATTGTCGAAATGCCCATTATCAAAACGCTGTTTCCTTATATTTTTATGACGGTATTTTTGGTTTGTTTTACCAGCTTTCCGATAGTATTAATGCTCGGTGGCAGCCCGAAATACAGCACGCTGGAAGTTGCCATTTATCAAGCGGTTACTTTTGAGTTTGATTTTGCAAAAGCCATTATTTTAATTGCGGTACAATTTGTTGTGGGTATTGGCTTACAATTTGTGATGAGCCGAATTTCCACCGCTGCATTTAAAGAATTAAAACAGCAGCCAAACCGAGTAGATATCTGGAAGCCAAAGCCAACAGGCTGGGCAAAATGGCTGTTACAAGCGGTCATTTTTTTGCAAAGTTTTGCAATAATTCTACCGCTTGTAAGCGTAGTTTGGGCAGGAGTGAGTGTCTCAAAACTCAGTGAGCGACTGCTCAACCCTGCATTATGGAAAGCAGCACAGTTCTCTTTGGTTTTAAGCCTAATCGCCTCTTTTGTCGTAATTGGCATTAGTTATCTGATCGCATTAGAGGCTCGCCAACTGCTCTATAAAAAAGCCAAAATCGCCCACAGTATTTTAGGCAGCGTAACTATTTATCCTTTGGTGCTACCTATCTTTTTATTATCGGTAGGCTTGTTTATTTTACTGATGAATCAAAACCTCTCTACAACAGAATTATTAATACTAGTGGGCGTGTGTAACGGTTTGACCTTACTGCCTTTTATCTACCCAATGCTTTTTTCAGCAATGTGGAACAGCCTAACTAGTCACGATAAACTGGCTCTAGGCTTAGGGCTAACAGGCTTTCAACGCTGGTGGATTGTGGAAAAAACGCAGCTAATTCGACCGCTTGCAACCGCCTTTGCGTTAGCGATGTCCTCCAGTTTAGGCAGTTTTACCGTGATTGCCTTTTTTGGAAACCGCGATTTCAGCTCGCTACCTTATTTGCTCTATCAACAGCTTGGGAGCTATAGAACCGAAGATGCTGCTGTTACCGCATTGATATTGATGCTATTCGCCTTGCTGCCATTTTTATGTATAAAGGAAAAACAATGA
- the mobA gene encoding molybdenum cofactor guanylyltransferase MobA, which translates to MNGAEKGLQLFDGKTLISHILTRLSPQVSDIWLNINRSIEQYQQHYPTIPYYQDSLPDFQGPLSGMLSGLEKIDSDYLLFVPCDTPFIPTKLLQKLHTALRINNAQIAYVHDGERPHPTFALVHHSVKEELSHYLASGERRLLWFFQSQKSVAVDFSEQKSAFTNVNTLEDLNRVSQFPVKTLAITGYSGTGKTTLLEKLIPKLTACGIRVGLIKHSHHNVDVDKKGKDSYRLREAGANPTMIVCDERWALMTETKQAVEFSQLIAKFNPQEIDLVFVEGFKHETLPKIQLHRKEIEKPLPELDKWTIATATDYFLERENLLDINDVEQITEFIREWIR; encoded by the coding sequence ATGAATGGGGCAGAAAAGGGCTTACAACTTTTTGATGGAAAAACGCTTATTTCACACATTTTAACCCGTCTTTCCCCACAAGTTAGCGACATTTGGCTGAATATAAACCGTTCTATTGAGCAATATCAGCAACATTATCCTACAATTCCTTATTACCAAGATAGTTTGCCCGATTTTCAAGGTCCGCTAAGCGGAATGCTATCAGGCTTAGAGAAAATTGACAGCGACTATTTGCTCTTTGTGCCTTGTGATACGCCTTTTATTCCAACGAAGTTATTGCAAAAATTACACACCGCCTTACGCATTAACAACGCTCAAATTGCCTATGTTCACGATGGCGAGCGACCACACCCAACATTTGCATTGGTTCATCATTCGGTAAAAGAGGAATTGAGCCACTATTTAGCTTCAGGCGAACGCCGTCTGCTTTGGTTTTTCCAATCACAAAAAAGTGTAGCGGTGGATTTTTCTGAACAAAAATCCGCATTCACGAACGTGAATACATTGGAAGATTTAAACCGAGTAAGCCAATTTCCGGTGAAAACCCTTGCGATTACAGGCTACAGCGGCACGGGCAAAACTACCTTATTGGAAAAATTAATCCCAAAATTGACCGCTTGTGGCATTCGGGTTGGCTTGATTAAGCACTCCCACCATAATGTTGATGTAGACAAAAAAGGCAAAGACAGCTACCGTCTACGTGAAGCAGGAGCTAATCCGACAATGATTGTGTGCGATGAACGTTGGGCGTTAATGACAGAAACCAAACAAGCGGTCGAATTTTCTCAATTAATTGCAAAATTCAATCCGCAAGAGATCGATCTTGTTTTCGTGGAAGGCTTTAAACACGAAACTTTGCCGAAAATTCAGCTCCATCGCAAAGAGATTGAAAAGCCATTGCCGGAGCTTGATAAGTGGACGATTGCTACCGCAACGGATTATTTTCTTGAGCGAGAGAATTTACTTGATATTAATGATGTGGAACAAATTACTGAATTTATAAGAGAGTGGATTAGATAA
- the fbp gene encoding class 1 fructose-bisphosphatase, with the protein MKTLGEFIIEKQAEYPGAKGELSGILSSIRLAAKIIHREINRAGLSQDILGTAGSENVQGEAQMKLDVFANETMKKALLAREDVAGFASEEDDDFVAFDTERGRNAKYILMTDPLDGSSNIEVNVSVGTIFSIYRRVSPIGTPVTKEDFLQEGRKQVAAGYVTYGSSTMLVYTTGNGVNGFTYDPSLGLFILSHPDLKTPTEGKYYSINEGQYVTFPQGVKRFIKYCQETDEATKRPYSSRYIGSLVSDFHRNLLKGGIYIYPTSTVYPKGKLRLLYECNPIAFLAEQAGGMATDGFNPILDIKPTELHQRVPFFVGSSSMVKQAGEFMQEFAK; encoded by the coding sequence ATGAAAACGCTCGGCGAATTTATTATTGAAAAACAAGCCGAATACCCTGGAGCGAAAGGTGAATTAAGTGGTATTTTGTCATCAATTCGTTTAGCTGCAAAAATTATTCACCGTGAAATTAACCGTGCGGGCTTAAGCCAAGATATTTTAGGCACAGCAGGCTCTGAAAACGTGCAAGGCGAAGCTCAAATGAAGCTTGATGTTTTCGCAAATGAAACAATGAAAAAAGCCTTATTAGCCCGTGAGGACGTAGCAGGTTTTGCTTCAGAAGAAGATGATGACTTTGTTGCATTTGACACGGAACGTGGTCGCAACGCAAAATATATTTTAATGACGGATCCGCTTGATGGCTCATCTAATATTGAAGTGAATGTATCTGTTGGTACGATCTTCTCGATCTACCGCCGCGTTTCACCAATCGGCACGCCTGTCACCAAAGAAGATTTCTTGCAAGAAGGGCGTAAACAAGTTGCTGCCGGTTACGTTACTTATGGCTCATCAACAATGTTGGTTTACACCACAGGTAATGGGGTGAATGGCTTTACTTACGATCCATCACTCGGCTTATTTATTCTTTCTCACCCTGATCTCAAAACACCGACAGAAGGAAAATATTACTCCATCAACGAAGGGCAATATGTAACCTTCCCTCAAGGGGTAAAACGCTTTATCAAATATTGCCAAGAAACGGACGAAGCCACTAAACGCCCATATTCATCACGTTATATCGGCTCGTTAGTATCTGACTTCCACCGCAATTTATTAAAAGGTGGGATCTACATTTATCCAACTTCAACCGTTTACCCGAAAGGCAAATTACGTTTACTCTATGAATGCAACCCAATCGCTTTTTTAGCCGAACAAGCAGGCGGAATGGCAACTGACGGTTTTAATCCAATTTTGGATATTAAACCAACTGAGTTACACCAACGTGTGCCATTCTTTGTTGGCTCAAGCTCAATGGTGAAACAAGCGGGCGAATTTATGCAAGAATTTGCAAAATAG
- the thiQ gene encoding thiamine ABC transporter ATP-binding protein — translation MIELDLHFTYEQMRMHFQLSVSKGERIAVVGESGAGKSTLLNLIAGFEQSEKGELFLNQENHTHTEVAQRPVSMLFQDNNIFPHLTVEQNIGLALVPSLSLNEKQKLQVKQIANQMGLQEFLHRQADQLSGGQKQRVALARTLLRDKPILLLDEPFSALDPKRREELQQIVLDICQNRNLTLLMVTHQLEESLFLFNRVITVSNGNIISDLSPI, via the coding sequence ATGATAGAACTCGATCTTCACTTTACCTACGAACAAATGCGTATGCACTTTCAACTTTCTGTGTCTAAAGGCGAGCGGATTGCGGTAGTGGGCGAAAGCGGAGCTGGCAAAAGTACGTTGCTCAATTTAATTGCAGGATTTGAACAATCAGAGAAAGGCGAATTGTTCTTAAATCAAGAAAATCATACTCACACCGAAGTAGCACAACGCCCGGTTTCTATGTTATTCCAAGACAACAATATTTTTCCGCATTTAACAGTGGAACAAAATATTGGCTTAGCCCTTGTGCCAAGCCTCTCACTTAATGAAAAACAAAAATTACAAGTTAAACAGATTGCCAACCAAATGGGGCTTCAGGAATTCTTACACCGCCAAGCGGATCAGCTTTCAGGCGGACAAAAACAACGTGTTGCTCTCGCTCGCACTTTGCTACGAGATAAACCAATTTTGCTCTTAGACGAACCTTTCTCCGCTCTTGATCCAAAACGCCGAGAGGAATTGCAACAAATCGTGCTGGATATCTGCCAAAACCGTAACCTCACGCTTTTAATGGTAACCCACCAACTAGAGGAGAGTTTATTTTTGTTTAATCGGGTGATTACAGTTTCAAATGGGAACATTATTTCGGATCTCTCCCCTATTTAG
- a CDS encoding YihD family protein, translated as MKCKRLEELLELLGEHWRKNPDLHLIDILQQLSVEVGEPDNFKALSDEVLIYQLKMRNADKLEPIPGIKKDYEDDFKTALLRARGILND; from the coding sequence ATGAAATGCAAACGCTTGGAAGAATTATTAGAGTTACTTGGCGAACATTGGCGTAAAAATCCTGACTTACACCTCATTGATATTTTGCAGCAGCTTTCGGTGGAAGTGGGCGAGCCGGATAATTTCAAAGCACTGAGCGATGAGGTCTTGATTTATCAGCTAAAAATGCGAAACGCAGATAAGCTTGAGCCTATTCCCGGCATTAAAAAAGATTACGAAGATGATTTTAAAACCGCTTTATTACGTGCCCGTGGAATTTTAAACGATTAG
- the ptsH gene encoding phosphocarrier protein Hpr translates to MYSKDVVITAPNGLHTRPAAEFVKAAKGFASDITVASGGKSASAKSLFKLQTLGLTQGTTITISAEGEDEQKAVDFLVDLIPTLE, encoded by the coding sequence ATGTACTCAAAAGATGTTGTTATCACCGCACCTAATGGTTTACACACTCGTCCAGCAGCTGAATTTGTTAAGGCAGCAAAAGGCTTTGCATCTGATATTACTGTTGCTTCTGGTGGCAAAAGTGCAAGTGCAAAGAGCTTATTTAAATTACAAACATTGGGTTTAACTCAAGGTACAACTATTACTATTTCTGCTGAAGGCGAGGATGAGCAAAAAGCAGTTGATTTCTTAGTAGATTTGATTCCTACTTTAGAATAA
- the map gene encoding type I methionyl aminopeptidase encodes MSNIPLRNEEEIQKLREACKLASDVLVMIKPYVKEGVTTGELDKICHEYILANGATSASLGYHGFPKSVCISLNEVVCHGIPSDDKKLKKGDILNIDVTVIKDGYYGDNSMMYVVGEPSVRDKRLMEVTQESLYIGIRTVKAGIRLKEIGTAIQKYVEKEGFSVVREYCGHGIGTEFHCEPQVVHYAADDGGVVLKEGMVFTIEPMVNSGKKEIRLMGDGWTVKTKDRSHSAQYEHQIVVTKDGCEVLTIRDEEIQEGRISRVMKNV; translated from the coding sequence ATGAGTAATATTCCATTAAGAAATGAAGAAGAAATCCAAAAATTACGTGAAGCCTGCAAATTAGCTTCAGATGTGTTAGTGATGATCAAGCCTTATGTGAAAGAAGGTGTAACGACAGGTGAATTAGATAAAATTTGCCACGAATATATTTTGGCAAACGGTGCAACCTCTGCCAGTCTTGGTTATCACGGCTTCCCAAAATCAGTATGTATCTCGCTAAATGAAGTGGTTTGCCACGGTATTCCAAGTGATGATAAAAAACTGAAAAAAGGTGATATTCTAAATATTGATGTAACGGTAATTAAAGATGGCTACTATGGCGACAATTCAATGATGTATGTGGTAGGCGAGCCAAGCGTGCGTGATAAACGCTTAATGGAAGTTACTCAAGAATCCCTTTACATTGGCATTCGTACGGTAAAAGCAGGTATCCGCTTAAAAGAGATCGGCACTGCAATTCAAAAGTATGTGGAAAAAGAGGGTTTCTCTGTTGTGCGTGAATATTGCGGACACGGCATCGGTACCGAGTTCCATTGCGAACCACAAGTAGTTCACTATGCCGCAGATGACGGGGGTGTGGTATTAAAAGAGGGAATGGTGTTTACTATTGAACCAATGGTAAATTCAGGGAAAAAAGAGATCCGTTTAATGGGCGATGGTTGGACAGTAAAAACCAAAGACCGCAGTCATTCTGCTCAATACGAACACCAAATCGTAGTAACGAAAGATGGTTGTGAAGTGCTGACAATTCGTGATGAAGAGATTCAAGAAGGGCGAATTAGCCGTGTGATGAAAAATGTGTAA
- a CDS encoding D-hexose-6-phosphate mutarotase → MNLGNELKLTKYNELDVLEVNHSKVKAKIALQGAQLLSWQPSNVKQDVLWLSEIEPFKTGTAIRGGVPICYPWFGTAKEPAHGTARIREWMLVENSASADNVRLVFALDNEAKIEMILGESCELYFIHLQAEPAQIALHTYFNVGDIEQIEVQGLPSTCEDKLTNSQAEVPSPRKIRESVDCIYAAQAVNFIQDFANQRTIRIGHINASETVLWNPWQKAVGGMSETGYKTMVCVETARIYRLVQQNEKVGVKITLE, encoded by the coding sequence ATGAACTTGGGCAATGAATTAAAATTAACCAAATATAATGAATTGGATGTGCTGGAAGTTAATCACAGTAAAGTCAAAGCCAAAATTGCATTGCAAGGGGCTCAATTGCTGAGTTGGCAACCAAGTAATGTAAAGCAAGACGTATTGTGGCTAAGTGAAATTGAGCCTTTTAAAACGGGCACGGCAATTCGGGGCGGTGTGCCGATTTGTTACCCTTGGTTTGGTACGGCAAAAGAACCGGCTCACGGCACGGCTCGTATTCGGGAATGGATGTTGGTGGAAAATAGTGCTTCGGCTGACAATGTGCGTTTGGTGTTTGCGTTAGACAATGAGGCGAAAATCGAGATGATTTTAGGCGAAAGCTGCGAGCTGTATTTCATCCATTTGCAAGCGGAACCAGCTCAGATCGCCCTGCACACCTATTTTAATGTTGGTGATATTGAGCAAATCGAGGTGCAAGGTTTGCCGAGTACTTGTGAAGATAAATTAACCAACAGCCAAGCGGAAGTGCCATCGCCACGCAAAATTCGTGAAAGCGTGGACTGCATTTACGCCGCGCAAGCGGTCAATTTTATTCAAGATTTTGCAAATCAACGCACCATTCGCATTGGGCATATCAACGCCAGCGAAACCGTGCTTTGGAACCCGTGGCAAAAAGCCGTGGGCGGAATGAGCGAAACTGGCTACAAAACAATGGTTTGTGTGGAAACTGCTCGAATTTATCGCTTGGTGCAGCAGAATGAAAAAGTGGGTGTGAAAATTACTTTGGAATAA
- a CDS encoding pirin family protein → MLQLRKAHERGNGSFDWLESYHTFSFANYYDPKHIHFSHLRVINEDFIAPNYGFGKHPHDNMEILTYVLNGRVAHEDSMGNKTEVKAGEFQIMSAGTGIFHSEVNPSSDETLHLYQIWIIPNQKDVTPRYSQDKFAPKEGATLILSPNAEEGSFKIYQDMKLWRYQYPTEKSEQIALNPNRSYWLQVVKGNLSVNGVELSTSDALGIRQETALEIAAQGDVEFLLFDLV, encoded by the coding sequence ATGTTACAACTTAGAAAAGCACACGAACGTGGCAACGGATCTTTCGACTGGCTTGAGAGCTATCACACTTTTTCATTCGCCAATTATTACGACCCAAAACATATCCATTTTTCCCATTTACGCGTGATTAATGAGGACTTCATCGCCCCAAATTACGGTTTCGGCAAGCACCCCCACGACAATATGGAAATTTTGACTTATGTACTGAACGGACGTGTTGCTCACGAAGACAGTATGGGCAATAAAACTGAAGTGAAAGCCGGTGAATTTCAGATTATGTCGGCAGGAACAGGGATCTTCCACTCTGAGGTAAACCCATCTTCAGATGAAACCTTACACCTTTACCAAATTTGGATTATTCCAAATCAAAAAGATGTTACACCACGCTACAGCCAAGACAAATTTGCCCCGAAAGAGGGAGCAACGTTAATTCTGTCGCCAAATGCCGAAGAGGGTTCGTTTAAAATTTACCAAGATATGAAACTCTGGCGTTATCAATATCCAACGGAAAAAAGTGAGCAAATTGCTCTGAACCCGAACCGCAGCTACTGGCTACAAGTAGTGAAAGGCAATTTGAGCGTGAATGGTGTGGAGCTTTCCACCAGCGATGCGTTAGGCATTCGCCAAGAAACCGCATTAGAGATTGCCGCTCAAGGCGATGTGGAATTTTTGCTGTTTGATTTGGTGTAA
- a CDS encoding sucrose-specific PTS transporter subunit IIBC, with amino-acid sequence MNYAKIAEQTIAKLGGKENITALAHCATRLRLTIADESKIDKEGIENIEGVKGQFSTSGQYQIIFGSGTVNEVHAQMQKQMGGSDMSTSDVAAAAAANQPLLQRLVKGLADIFVPIIPAIVAGGLLMGIHSMLTAVGFFWEGESVVSRYPAIADLVDFINTVANAPFVFLPVLLGFSATRKFGGNPFLGAALGMLLVHPALSDGWNYAKTLMEGNIKYWNIFGLEIEKVGYQGTVIPTIISAWVLATLEKTFRKFVPSYLDNLVTPMMSLFIAGILAFTVIGPFGREAGSAISAGLTWLYDSLGFIGGAIFGTFYAPIVITGMHQTFIAVETQLLAEVAQTGGTFIFPIAAMSNIAQGAACLGVAFAMKDAKVRGLAVPSGISALLGITEPAMFGVNLRYRQAFIAAMIGSGLASAFIAFFNVKAIALGAAGFLGIPSIKPDSLAMYSVGMVISFVVAFTISAVWVKRAQAKAK; translated from the coding sequence ATGAATTATGCAAAAATTGCCGAGCAAACGATTGCAAAATTAGGCGGAAAAGAAAACATTACAGCTCTTGCCCACTGTGCAACCCGTTTACGTTTAACTATTGCTGATGAATCAAAAATTGATAAAGAAGGCATTGAAAATATCGAAGGCGTAAAAGGTCAATTCTCTACTTCAGGTCAATACCAAATTATTTTTGGTTCAGGCACAGTAAATGAAGTACACGCCCAAATGCAAAAACAGATGGGCGGTTCTGATATGAGTACCTCTGATGTTGCGGCTGCTGCAGCGGCAAATCAGCCGTTGTTACAACGCTTAGTGAAAGGCTTAGCGGATATTTTCGTACCAATCATTCCGGCAATTGTGGCGGGCGGTTTGTTAATGGGTATTCACTCAATGCTTACTGCGGTTGGCTTCTTCTGGGAAGGTGAATCTGTGGTAAGCCGCTATCCTGCTATCGCAGATTTAGTGGATTTCATTAACACCGTTGCCAATGCACCATTCGTATTCTTACCTGTACTTCTTGGTTTCTCCGCAACTCGTAAATTCGGCGGAAACCCATTCTTAGGGGCGGCATTGGGTATGTTGTTAGTTCACCCAGCATTGTCCGATGGTTGGAACTATGCGAAAACCTTAATGGAAGGTAACATCAAATATTGGAATATTTTCGGTTTAGAAATTGAGAAAGTAGGCTATCAAGGCACTGTTATTCCAACGATTATTTCTGCGTGGGTGTTAGCAACCCTTGAAAAAACCTTCCGTAAATTTGTGCCAAGTTATTTAGATAACCTTGTTACGCCGATGATGTCATTATTCATCGCAGGTATTTTAGCATTTACGGTAATTGGTCCATTCGGACGTGAAGCAGGTTCAGCCATCTCAGCAGGTTTAACTTGGTTATATGACAGCTTAGGCTTTATCGGTGGAGCAATTTTCGGAACATTCTATGCACCAATTGTAATTACCGGTATGCACCAAACCTTTATTGCGGTAGAAACGCAATTATTAGCTGAAGTGGCACAAACCGGTGGTACATTCATATTCCCAATTGCAGCAATGTCTAACATTGCACAAGGTGCAGCCTGTTTAGGCGTAGCATTCGCAATGAAAGATGCTAAAGTGCGTGGTTTAGCTGTTCCGTCCGGTATTTCAGCATTATTAGGGATTACAGAACCTGCAATGTTCGGGGTGAACTTGCGTTATCGCCAAGCATTCATCGCAGCAATGATCGGCTCAGGTTTAGCAAGTGCATTTATCGCATTCTTTAATGTAAAAGCCATTGCCTTAGGTGCGGCTGGTTTCTTAGGTATTCCATCAATCAAACCGGATAGCCTTGCAATGTACTCTGTAGGTATGGTGATTTCATTTGTTGTCGCATTCACTATTTCAGCTGTGTGGGTAAAACGAGCACAAGCTAAAGCAAAATAA